From Argopecten irradians isolate NY chromosome 12, Ai_NY, whole genome shotgun sequence, one genomic window encodes:
- the LOC138305191 gene encoding ankyrin repeat domain-containing protein 10-like, giving the protein MGGKASSLMWCNPPNKDSYIYSYKLPPPSFNYNWTDLHYAASHGNISRIQEILSKSGTRSLNHQDYYGKTPLYWAAYKGYKSCVEELLKSGASVNIHCRHGGTPLHAVVGLYPDCALLLIQHGANVNQVDNWGMTPMYLAASSGQLEVIKYLLAAGAKPSYKNKKTGDIPKQLGVHKQFCDWLLKLSKNPPSLQQLCRIKVREGLGESLVLKMNTLNMPTKIKDYILLDEFS; this is encoded by the exons ATGGGAGGTAAAGCCAGTAGTTTGATGTGGTGTAACCCACCAAACAAAGACTCCTACATCTACAGCTACAAGTTACCTCCCCCTAGTTTTAACTACAACTGGACTGACCTTCACTACGCAGCTAGCCATGGGAATATTTCAAGAATACAAGAAATTTTAAGCAAATCAG gAACCAGAAGTCTGAACCACCAGGACTACTATGGTAAGACACCGCTGTACTGGGCAGCTTATAAAGGCTACAAGTCATGTGTGGAGGAACTCCTCAAGTCTGGTGCCTCTGTGAACATTCACTGTCGACATGGAGGGACACCGCTACATGCTGTGGTCGGTCTATACCCGGACTGTGCCTTACTCCTTATACAA CATGGAGCCAATGTGAACCAGGTGGATAACTGGGGTATGACACCAATGTACTTAGCAGCATCTAGTGGTCAGCTGGAGGTCATCAAGTACTTGTTGGCAGCTGGGGCGAAACCCTCATATAAAAACAAG AAAACTGGAGACATTCCAAAGCAGCTGGGCGTTCATAAACAGTTCTGTGATTGGCTTTTGAAATTATCAAAGAACCCTCCATCTCTGCAGCAGTTGTGTCGGATCAAGGTCAGGGAAGGACTTGGGGAGTCCTTGGTTCTCAAGATGAACACACTGAATATGCCAACAAAGATCAAGGACTATATATTGCTGGATGAGTTTAGCTAG